Genomic window (Candidatus Dadabacteria bacterium):
AGGTCGAAGCGGGAGAGAAAATAGGGGAACTAGGATCGACGGGCCGCTCAACCGGGCCGCATCTTCACTACGAGATAATAAAATACGGAAAAAGGATCAACCCCAAAAAATACGTAAGATAGGGGAAAGCCTGTATGTATAACAATAACAGCAAGCGGAAGAACAAAAACAATAACTCTGGCGCCGTGGAAACGGTCTTGGGCGAAGGAGTGGTGTTCGAGGGAATCATCTCGTGCGAGGGATCGATGAAGGTCGAGGGGGAACTCAAGGGAGACATAAAAGTCGCCAACTCAATCGTGGTGGGTCCTAACGGTTCGGTGACCGGGGACATAAACGCCGGAGAGGTCATCATATTCGGGAAAGTAACCGGAAAAATAGATGCCGGGG
Coding sequences:
- a CDS encoding polymer-forming cytoskeletal protein, with the translated sequence MYNNNSKRKNKNNNSGAVETVLGEGVVFEGIISCEGSMKVEGELKGDIKVANSIVVGPNGSVTGDINAGEVIIFGKVTGKIDAGALEIKSTGAITGEVLTETLITEAGGAMMAKCEMKSPAPEDVKDKGPAPISSQTAKP